The Elgaria multicarinata webbii isolate HBS135686 ecotype San Diego chromosome 7, rElgMul1.1.pri, whole genome shotgun sequence nucleotide sequence cataaaaagagttaaaaatttaaagcaataaaaacatgagcacaataaaataacaacaaagcaataataaaagccaacaataaaccaccaccagcaacaataacaatggcaataacagcagcaacagcagtcatATCCAAAGAAAGCCGCAGTAAAATAATATGATTtcaatgcctttttaaaagcttgcaatgatgcatcagttgctggggaacatgggtgggagggtgctgttgcaccatgtcctgcttgttcatccctggccgatggctggttggccactgtgtgagcagagtgctgcactagatggacccttggtctgatccagcagggcacttcttatgttcttatggagaaTGGCGCACCTCTGAGGGCAACTTATTCCAAAAGTGAGGGGCCACTGTTGAGAAGGCCCTGTcatgtgtgatcacccacctaactgctcttATGGGCGCGCAAATGAGAAAGGCCTCCCTTTATGATCTTAAAGCCAGGGAGGCTGATGATATGGGTGAAGacatccttcaagtaacttggccccaaaccatttaaggctttaaaagtcaaaaccagcacattgaatcagGCCCGAAAATGCACCAGTGCAGCTGGCGCATGTAGGCGTTATGTGAATGAAATCGGCTCGCCTTCACCAATACTCAGGCAACCACCTTTGGAACCAACTGAAGTTTTGAACCATCCTCAaatgcagccccacatataacaaaTTACAGTAGTCCAGTATGGACGTGACTAGTGCATAGTTAATTGAGGCAAGGTCCttcctctccaggtagggctacagctggcatatcagcctaagctggtagaatgctCTCCTTGACACCTCAGCCACCTGGGCTTCTACCGTTAGCCccgagtccaggaggactcccagactgCACACTTGGTATTTTAGGGGGTGAAGGTAACCCACTCTACGATACTGGATCAAgacttccacagcctccctgggaagtgAAGATGAAaacgagaggtagagctgagtatcattcacatactgatgacacttcagcccaaactgCCTGATGATGTCCCCCaccggtttcatgtagctgtgaAAAAGCATCGGGGACAAGACAGAACCATGCGGCACCCCACAGTCTAATGGCCATGGGTGAAGCACCACCTTCAGAaccactcttcttcttcttcttgacttttaatacttttattattttctacaaaagcaaaacacatacGGAAGGGAGGAAACAATACAGAATACGTAACAACTTAtacaatacatctaataaaaaacCATAtatatacataaggctatattccatttgaAGCGATCTTCATATCAGACGATGACCATAAATTATTTCAATTCAGCCAGCGCAAAATtacataaaaaagaaataatgaaataaagggggaaaataaaaaaaagaaagaaagaaagaagaaaaaaacaccaattaAATATAAAATTCACATACAAAGAAATAATTCTTTTTCAGTTTTTGTATATACTCAATCCAAAGTTTCCAGTCCTTTACAAATGAAGTTATTGATTTTTCATTTATTAGCACCGTTAATTTCGCCAGCTCCGCCAGCTACAACACCTTGAGAAGCcgttcttccattgttggtacttggGTTTTCTTCCAGAATTGAGCATATAGTAATCTCGCCGCTACTGCCATATATTGAAGTAgtagacttttttcttttaattgatcatccataagtccaagcaaaaatacttctggtttcatttttttatttgtctTTAAGATTTTTTGCATTAATGAGTGTATTTTAACCCAAtaggtttttgcttttttacaagaCCATCACatgtggtaaaaggttccttcttgttcttcacatttccaacacttCATCCCAAACCGCCTGATGATGtcccccaacagtttcatgtagccATGAAAAAGCATCGGGGACAAGACAGAACCATGCGGCACCCCACAGTCTAATGGCCGTAGGTGGAGTACCACCTTCAGAACCACTCTTCTAGAAAGGACTGGAACGAATTTAACACTGTGCCTCCCAGGCCTAATCAAAAAGATACcctggttgatggtatcaaaagctttTCACACCTCTTCCCATCACATGAACAGCTTGGACCACATCAATTTAGAAATGCTGTTTCCCCTAATAATCAATGGTTCCAATCCAGTGTCCCTGATCCACGACTGACATGTCATTAGACCAAAAAGACATTTTAGTGACAACTGGCTTGTTCTGTTGGTTTAAATGGGACTTAGTGAAAATAATTTCATCTGGTTTGGTGCTTTTTTGTTCTACATTACAGCTGATCAAGAGCTAATAtattatatttcccccctttctttttaattctgGGCAGCGATATTTACAATGCACAAAAGAGCTGTACAATGCTGAGTTGGAAAGAGTTGACTTTTTGCATGCAACTGAGGAAGCCAGTAAGAAGATTCATTCCTGGGTTGAAAGCCAGACAAATGGTAAGGGGACATAGAAAGGTTGCAGACAGTACTGTCTACGCCTTACAGTGTAGAAAGATAAAAGACATAAACTTCTACTCTTTGGTTGTTTGCTGCTAATTCTGGATTAGTTTGACATTTTCTGTGCACCTTTCTAACTCTGTTCAACATTACAGTACAAAAATCAGTAACTAATTGAAAATGCAGACCCATCTCAAGGTAATATTTTCCCTTGAATTCATTTTTGAAAAGGTAAAATCAAACCTCATCGATCATTTAGTCCATCAGACGTCTTGGTCCTAGTGAATGCTATATACTTCAAAGGGAAGTGGCAGCAGGGATTTAAAGAAGAAGACACATGTGAAGCACCTTTTTATACTGATGAGGTACTGTATATCtacaacctgggggggggggatatgggaAGTTAAATACACGAGCCGTCAGTCCATCCAAAAATCCCAGCTGCCTTCTTGTACATGGTGGGGCACACATCATTTTTCCTGGCATGGCAGAAAGTGGTCTGGACTAAGAACTTAAAACATTGGTATTTTTTGCAACTGGCCAACCACATTGTTTTGCCAACATTTTTCTCTAGCAAACTGGGACAGAGTGCTGTCTCTAAGCCCACAGAGGCCTTGAGGCATCACAAAGATTTGAACTGCCCTGCTAATGGTGGGTGTTCCTGGAAGAGGTGTCCCCAAAGGGGGGCGCCCCATCGGTATGCCCCTTTGGGATGCCATGAGGGCGAggatgtttctttctctctcttcctggggCTGTTTTACTCCTTGCTTGTTTATTGATCAGCTGGTTAGTGTGAGGGAGGTGTCCCTGAGTGGGAGCTGGGACCTCCTCCCAGCAGATTTATTTACTTCTATTGATTACCCCTCCAGAGTGAGAGGTTCATGGGTTAGAGCTGCCTCATCTGCCCAGGGTGGGAGCCTTTGATGGTTGAAGTAGGGGCTTCCCTTGAGTAAGGGCTAGGGGGAAAAGTATGTTTACACTCCAGGTGGCAACTGGAATGAGCATGAACTAACTGGAAGGAGAGTGTTGGCTGGGAAACAAGCACTTTATCTATTCTTTCTGTTACTTGCTTGGTTGGCAGGCCTGATGTCCCAGATGTGAACAGCAGCTGGTTAAACACAAGCTACAACTGTCACAGTGTTAGTTTGACTAGTGGGTGACTGTTGGATGAGTAGAGTGTATGTGTTGAATGGTTGACGATACATTTGAATAGTGAGTGGGTGTTGAGAATTTATGGTTCTAGTGTGGTAAGGATGTTCCTGGGAAATCCTGATGGAGGGAGTGCCTCTATTCCAGTGACATGTGgtagaaggagatatggcaggaggaaggggttgtgACATCAAAGTAGACCACAGGTGTCTTTGCACTGGTCCCCTTCTACCACCTCCTTAAATTCTCAtctacctggtagctcatccactgagccctcctgtCTTGCGGTGCTGCTGTTTAACGCCAGATCAGTCTGCAATAAGACCCCACTTGTTCATGATCTAATCCTAGATGAGAAGGCTGACCTAGTGTGCCTTACTGAGATTTGGGTGCGTGAGCTGGCCGGGGTTCATCTGACacagctctgcccacctgggttctcagtgcagcaccaacatagattggagggccAGGAAGGGTAGAGGTGACCATGATTCACAGAacctccatctctatcaccaggaaaccactttACCTTGGAGCAGGCCTGGAGGGGTGGTACCCGCTATTGGGCCATACGGGCAGATTagggatgctgctggtgtaccacccactctgatgcccagcatcctccctgaccaAGCTGGCAGAGGTGGTTCTTGAGGAACTCCCTGCCATTAGACATCAAGCAGGCaccaatgttttattgttttcggcacctcctgaaaacattattgttccaagaagccttcctagaatgaccagccgtggtttaATCTgcacctgttcttttaaaattaatattttaatttttgattattcttttacctcatttgttcactgctccgaaaaCCCAGGATAGGGAGCTGTATAGAAATACTGtaagtaaataattaaataaatatttcatctgAAGACATGGtaagccacagtgcttaagcactttgagctaaacatttttattattccttaccatggtggcaacataaccagggtttaaacatgttcaacaaccatttgctgcaaaagggttagtggcctaagcaAGGCTTAGCGCATTGTCACAACAGGTCTATACTGCCACTTTTTTTGTAACACTGCTACTTTACCTTTAACTGCTGCTTCATTTATTACAGACACACAGCAAAAATGTACGAATGATGTTTCAGCAGGGTAAATTTAAACTGGCTAAAATAACAAACCCAGCAATGCAAATCCTTGACCTTCCATATGACAATGGTGTGCTAAGTATGATAATCCTTCTGCCAGATGTCAAAGGACCTCTGTGCCAGGTAATTTGGTTCAATATCTGAAATAGTTAACAAAGGAATTTAAATGAACTGTTAAAACTTTGTCTGTTCACCAAGAAGAAAAATGGGATAAATCATTCAAAATATCCTCTCTCATCTACCccatcttcaaaaaaaaaaaaaaaaaaaaaaaaccattgtaaACTCCTAGGGATATCTGAACAATAGTTTCTATTATTAAATGGCTCTTGAATATCAATTTGGGTTTAGTTTTATAATTTTAACATTCGGCACAGTAATCCTATAGGTCCAGTACGCCAGTACCTGTTAAGGCTGGCATATCTTTGGATGCAGGTAGTAAAAGTGGATTGTACTACTAAAGATACTGCAGATGTTAAAAATATTTAGTGCATTTTTCAATCATCCGGAGTTTCTTCTTGCTGCATTCACATGTGACTGTAACAAGTATCATGAATGAACTACAGCAGGAATGAACCACAGATCGCCTCAGGTTCACACACTGTATGGCATCTTCCTTCTCATTCCcatcatgctaaactatggtcCCACATGTCCTGCAAATGCAGCCATTatgttttaaagcattttcatttacaaatgcaaatacaaagagagagagagagagagagagagagagagagagagagagagaagtgggggggggggcttggtatTGAATATTTTTGACAAAATCATATTTCCCCAGAAAAACCTAGTGATACAGCATTTTACAAGCAAAAGTTTGTTGCAAATTATTTTGCAGCTTTGGAGAATTATGATTGGCCTTACTGTAATGAATGAATCTTCCTCTTTGTCTCACACAATATACCTTTCACTGACGTTGACATTGGTTTCTCTGTTTTTCCCTGCCAGCTCCAAAGGGAGCTCACCTATGCAAAATTAAAAGAATGGACCAGTTCAGCAAACATGCGACAACAAACAGTGAGGCTTTTTCTACCAAAGTTCAAGCTGGAAGAAAAGTATGAGCTCATAGAAGCTTTAAGTGATCTTGGGATGACTGACCTGTTTACTCGAGGAAAGGCTGATTTATCTGGCATGTCAGGAAGCCCTGACCTGTTTGCATCCATGGCCATTCAAACGTCTTGTATTGAAGTCACTGAGGAAGGCACAGGGGCAACagctgcctctggtgtgggaaTAGTTACAATGAGCGTGCCGCTTCCTTCTGAGTTTAGAGGTGATCACTCATTTCTATTCTTTATAAGACACAATCCAACAGGCTGCTTCCTCTTCACTGGCAAATATTTCTCACCAAAATAGGTGTTCAAATAACAACAAGCACCTTAATATTTGCTGTGAACCCAAGATGTTACAGAATTGAAAGAAATGAATATGTTCTTAATTCAATCTTCTATCTGGCTTATGTTACCACTTTCTGCCCTCTTAAGAAAAAGCACAAAATCCCAAGATTGATCTCTCTTTTGCTTACCTCGGAAAACTCACTAACACACGAGTCCTTTGTGGGTCAGTCTTCTTCTGCTCTGCAGTGAGAAGGGAAAGACCATGTACATCTGGGCTTTAACCAGATGAACACATCTGTgaggggaggagagagcagcACCAATTCTAACCCCACccttaaaaaagaacagaaaaaacacCCCAAATAAGAGAGTTGAAGAAAATGGTGTGATTGATTTAAGAAATTGCTCCAGTTTTCTCTTCTTATGCACAACATGTTTCAAGTAAACCAAAATTTCATCATTCACACTAGTCAGCCTTGGTCTCCTGAGCGAGGAATTCCtccttgtagcaccttaaagaaaaCCATACCATTGTCTTCAGCACTTTCTGAGGCTGTCTCATTATtaccattattgttattatgcttAGCTGGAAGGCAACCATTGTCTAAATCTGGGGTGGGGAACTGGCGTTCTGGGGTTTACCCAATTGGCCCCATGCCTTTTCCTCCACCATCAACTCCTTGGTGCTTTCCTCTCTTTTGAGCAGTTTCTCTCTCTTCTAAAGAATTGAAACGCCTCTCGTACGGCTTTGTACAGTTGCCAAGTCTAATGTGAAAATTCTTGAAAGCTGCAATATAGCAACAACAGTATCTCAATAaagcagaacattaaaaaaaactggtgTTTGTATTGATTAACATACAAGAACAATTCAATTTGCATCCTTTTCAGCTGAAGGACTGCAAAAAATACAATGGGTGATACAATGGGATCAATCTAATATCATAGAAAGTGGTCTTGAAGTATTTTCTGCTACTCTGGACAAGTTCTCTTCAACTTCCATTTGATTGGTTTAGAATTGCACAGTACTATTTACCCCCAAATCGGTAAGTAGCTTGGTTCATTGCTGAACCAATTGTGGATGACATCTAGCAAACCCCACAGAACTTTTCCCACTCACCAATTTTCAAAAGGTGATCTCTTAAACCCACCGAACAAGCAAAACAATACTGTTTCTCTTGCTTTGCTAGGACTCTGGTATGAAGAGCTGCCCATAGGGAAAATGCAGATGTGGTTATTGTCCACTCCCCAATAGGGGACCCTTGGGCTATGAGtatcccttgtgtgtgtgtgcctttgccTCCAGCCCCGGTTTTCCTAGGAGATGGTCTGCAGCAAAGAAGACTTCTCtagctctgatattaatcaagcTGGAGAATTCAGTGATTTCTAAGGCTTGCCCATCCCTTAATCCGATCCTGATGTAGTGTTCATCCCTAACTTAAACTCTGTTTTCCATAGGTCCGAGGGGATGGTCCTTCTTGACTTCTCACCCAATCCTTCTCACTCTAGGGAGAAGCTATGAAACAAAATTAGGATCTATTTACAATGCTTTGGGGAGAGCAGACACTCACATCTTTTCAGTGTTGTAAAGGGCAGCTGCCAAGGGCAATAGGATAAACAGCCCCATCATTAGTGTATGGGTCCTGCTCAATGGATCCTCCTGAACAGGATGGAATGTAGAGGAGCTTCCTTTTTCATTAAAGCCTTGCTTGAGAAACAGGATCTTTGAGAGTTCTCAACTCTTTCTGTATCTTTTGGTCCTGACATATGGCTTCCTTCTCATTCTTGCCTCCTGATTGGTCCTGACTTGCTCACCTCAAAACATCTCCCCATGCTTCACCTATGATGCATGAGTGTCACCCATTCATAGGAATCATTGCTCACTTGGTACATGGACCAGCTATTTCTGCAGTCCTGCCACATTTGAGCACATTTGTAGGCTGCTACTTGTACCCCTCTCTCCACATTTTTACATTATTTCAAAATCAACAAGGTCAGCTCTTTGAAGGCCTTCTTCCGTATGAGGGTCCTGCAaatgtgacatcatcatcatcatcatcatcatcatcatcatcatcatcaacatatatttattacccgcctttcAGGAAGAGGCTAGACTTTATGGCTCTCTTAAAGTcggagagagcattaagctgacaaatctcctccagtaggccattccacagtctgggggtggcagaagaaaaggtcctctgggtaacagttgccaggctagttgtggctgactagaGTAAACCCTTGCCAGAGGACATgaatgtgcagggcagattgtatgggagaaggcgatcctgcaggtaacctggactcaaaccatgtagggctttaatggtaataaccaacactttatacttcgcctaaaaattaattggcagccagtgaaatgattttaaagttggtgtaatatggtcatccaaggtgtactggtgaccaacctattttgaactagttgaagtttctggactaggtacgaaggtagctctatgtagagcacattgcagaagttgagcctcaaagttaccagtgcatgcactaccgtctttaggtcctccaactctaggaaggggtgcagctggtgtattgGCCGAAGCTGAGAGTAGGCACTCCTGgacatcacatctatctgggctgttatttggagtgacagatccagaagcacccccaaactgcaaatgcagtctttcagggagagtgtaacctCATCCATAACTGATTGACACACCGCTAAACACAGGTTAGGGCCCTTGAGATTatgcacctccgtcttgtctggattcagcttcagtttgtttttccccatccagcccattaccacctctaagcattcattcagaggaaacACACTATCCTttgctgacgctgttgtcgaaggtacagagaaatatatttgggtgtcgtcagcatactgatagcaccccgccccatgcctccggatgatctatcccagcggtttcatgtaattATTAAATAGCAttagggaaaggatggcaccatGTGGTACacccacacagcagctccttctttgaggagcagctatccccaagcatcaccatttgGAAtctgcctgagaggtaggactggaaccactgaagcataGTGACCCTGATTCCCAGTTCCCTcaggcaatccagaaggataccatggtcgatggtatcgaaagccactgagaggtccaaaagtaccagcagggacacactcagGTGTAGATCATCTGCTAATGTGACTGTAgttgtctcaactccatatcctgctctgaagtcggtttgaaatgggtctagaaaatctgtatcacccaagactgcttggagttggaaggcaattGCCTTCTCGATCACTTTGCCCAAAACTGGAAGATTttatactggtctgtaattattaaggtccagggtgtccagagaaggctttttaaaaagtggtcatactaccgcctcttttaagcatgatggaaaactcccctctctaagagatgcattaataatatgttgtaattgttgtctaactgcatcttcTTCCTGGACGACCAGCCATGAAGGATAGGGAACAAGAGGGCAAGTTCTCTTCACTCCtacaagcagcttgtccacatccttggtactcaccaactgaaactgatctagtgtaatcctacttgcggagttgctggacactccattgtcaactTCTGCTATAATGATGGCATCTATGTTGGttcttatccaagagattttatctgtgaaatgatcattaaagacatcacagcaaactaccgaaggctctaaaattggtttcaggggggaaggtgtctgagttagacctctcaccaccctgaacagtccTGCTGGATGCAAATTCACAGATGCAATGTGTGCAGAggagaaagctttctttgctgaaTTTATTGGCACcacataggaacgaagatgttttCTATGTTGTGTCTTGTCAGATATGAGTCGAGATTTCCACCATCGGCACTCTAGTCATcatccttcccgcttcaactctctgagatcttctgtataccagggtgcccAGTTAGAAGTGGATTGTAGAGGATGTTTGAGGATGTTAGctctagttaggtcttgattccatctattgaccagagCTTCAACAGTTATACGCACCTTTTCTAAATGTTCAAATAGAGGAGGAGCTATGTGTTCTACTTTGATTTATTCTCCTACAATTACACATTGATCCTATTTAGAGTGGGGCTGTGATACTTCAGGAGAGAAGGCTTGATGTTTCCTCACTCCACCCCATTCTCATCTCAGGGAGTGGAATTTTggaatgaaaatgtgtgtgtgtgcgtgtgcggggTGTGTGTTAAAGCCTCCTTTTCTGAAATGCCACAGTCCTGGTTCAATCTGGGGGAACACATCCTTGTAGGAGACTAAATAAAAGTTGAAACATTTAGATTGAGGAAGATTTAGGAACGTTTTTGGCCCTTAGAGGAACAAAGggacatttagtttggcccttaaagAGCTCATTGGTCAGGAAACTCAAAAAGAATGTTATtgtcaaacaaaaacagaatagcaACAGGAACTCCTGCTTGTACCTAGCTAGAACTAGTCTAGTACCATGTAGTGCCTAAAGTATATACTGACACTGTGCATGCacatacagggcctgttcagatgacacttcaggctctgtggttagcaaaactgtggttctctgcacacaacactttaagccacagttatagccactaaccctgcagcaggtagtctgactgtggttagtgagtgagcaaaacgccttgcacaagacaccttaaaccctactgcttgattaaaagccttaaccagcagggtttaaggcatcttctgtaCAGGCCTATTGTGTTGCATCCTCTGGGACATTCTTGTTATCACCTGTCCTGCATGATTGCAAAGGGGGAAAGCCGATACACactgtttgaaatatttaaaatgtgaattCCTTGAAATCTGATCACAcatgagttttgttttttaattgggggAATGCCCTATTTAAAGGGAAGTTTCTTCGTGAGATAATTCTGGTTTCTCTGACCTCAGGCTGTGAGCTTCCGAAACAGACACACTGCTGCTAGTTCTGAAACAAAGGAGGAGCCCTCACAACTGGttagagcaaacaaacaaaagaggacGTGTGAGTAAATTAGCCTACTGAATAGAGCTGGAACATTGTGTAATGAA carries:
- the LOC134401401 gene encoding serpin B11-like; amino-acid sequence: MTTLIDAINEFGLDLIKKIMKEDHRENLFISPLSVAAALAMVSYGAAGDTAQQLEKVLHFNEINGTGAPTHLPVSGTQCDKPGGHHAQFKALLSAINQHTKNYALSIANRLFVSDRYVFHQRYLQCTKELYNAELERVDFLHATEEASKKIHSWVESQTNGKIKPHRSFSPSDVLVLVNAIYFKGKWQQGFKEEDTCEAPFYTDETHSKNVRMMFQQGKFKLAKITNPAMQILDLPYDNGVLSMIILLPDVKGPLCQLQRELTYAKLKEWTSSANMRQQTVRLFLPKFKLEEKYELIEALSDLGMTDLFTRGKADLSGMSGSPDLFASMAIQTSCIEVTEEGTGATAASGVGIVTMSVPLPSEFRGDHSFLFFIRHNPTGCFLFTGKYFSPK